One window of the bacterium genome contains the following:
- the secD gene encoding protein translocase subunit SecD produces MTQKIKIRLLFLFIIVLAIVSAFIASPKTLSFKVYKWNVKFPPEKVSAYLKEKNIGYHLGLDLQGGTHLVYEAELNNLSSTKAAEAMEGVRDVIERRVNIFGVAEPLIQIEGKNRLVIDLAGVKEISQAIKMIGETPSLEFREETPRDQVAAEYKKQTGQDLPAEAVGPFFLASSDLTGKDLVRGQADYDQSTGALRQPIVKLEFNEEGKKKFAALTTRNVGKVIAIYLDGVSITAPRVNEAITDGSAIISGNFTIEEAKTLAKRLNAGALPVPIKLISQQTVGATLGQDSLAKSLKAGSFGFLLIALFMILYYRLPGLIASISLVIYTLIVVAIFNFLSITLTLAGIAGLILSIGMAVDANVLIFERMREELTGGRSFKLAVEDGFSRAWPSIRDSNLTTLITAMALFWFGSGSIKGFAIALSIGILISMFSAITITRNFLLLILSPKLEKYKQLF; encoded by the coding sequence ATGACTCAAAAAATTAAAATTCGACTTTTGTTTTTATTCATTATCGTGCTGGCGATCGTCTCGGCTTTTATTGCCAGTCCGAAAACTCTTTCTTTTAAAGTTTATAAATGGAACGTGAAATTTCCGCCGGAAAAAGTTTCCGCGTATCTGAAAGAGAAAAATATCGGATATCACCTGGGCCTGGATCTGCAGGGAGGCACTCATTTGGTCTATGAAGCGGAATTGAATAATTTATCATCCACCAAGGCGGCGGAAGCCATGGAAGGCGTGCGGGACGTGATCGAACGCCGTGTAAATATTTTTGGCGTAGCCGAACCTCTTATCCAGATCGAAGGAAAAAATCGATTAGTGATCGACCTGGCGGGGGTAAAAGAAATCAGTCAGGCGATAAAAATGATCGGCGAGACTCCTTCGCTGGAATTTCGCGAAGAAACCCCGAGAGATCAGGTTGCCGCGGAATACAAAAAACAAACCGGCCAGGATCTGCCGGCGGAAGCGGTGGGGCCGTTCTTTCTTGCTTCCAGCGATCTGACGGGAAAAGATCTGGTGCGCGGACAGGCGGACTATGATCAGTCAACAGGCGCTTTAAGGCAGCCGATAGTGAAACTGGAATTTAACGAAGAAGGCAAGAAAAAATTCGCCGCTCTGACCACCAGAAATGTCGGGAAAGTCATAGCGATATATTTGGATGGCGTAAGCATTACCGCGCCAAGAGTAAATGAGGCGATTACCGACGGAAGCGCCATAATCAGCGGCAATTTTACCATTGAAGAGGCAAAAACTTTGGCTAAGAGGCTGAATGCCGGCGCTTTGCCTGTGCCGATAAAACTGATCAGCCAGCAGACGGTTGGCGCGACGCTTGGGCAGGATTCTTTGGCTAAAAGCTTGAAAGCCGGATCTTTTGGATTTTTATTGATCGCGCTTTTTATGATCTTGTATTATCGCTTGCCGGGATTGATAGCCAGTATTTCTTTGGTGATCTATACTTTGATCGTGGTAGCGATATTTAATTTTCTTTCGATCACTTTGACTCTGGCGGGAATCGCCGGCCTGATCTTGTCTATCGGTATGGCTGTGGACGCCAATGTTTTGATCTTTGAGAGAATGAGAGAGGAATTGACCGGCGGCCGGTCTTTCAAGCTCGCGGTCGAAGATGGTTTCAGCCGGGCCTGGCCTTCGATTCGGGATTCCAATCTGACGACTTTGATCACCGCGATGGCGCTATTTTGGTTTGGTTCAGGTTCGATCAAGGGTTTCGCGATCGCTTTGTCGATCGGTATTCTTATCAGTATGTTTTCGGCCATTACTATCACCAGAAATTTTCTTCTTTTGATCCTAAGCCCGAAATTGGAAAAATATAAACAATTGTTTTAA